In the Atribacteraceae bacterium genome, one interval contains:
- a CDS encoding GH1 family beta-glucosidase — MTLTIPRDFLLGVATAAYQIEGAWDQDGKGESIWDRFTHTPTRIADGTTGDVACDHYHRWESDVALMKELGIDAYRFSIAWSRILPEGKGSVNQKGIDFYSKLIDRLLENDIRPVGTLYHWDLPQALQERGGWESLQTVEAFEEYARVLFKACSDRVAMWITHNEPWVSSFMGHYLGVHAPGIRDFGIALRVSRNMLLSHGRAVRAFREGSFKGKIGLTQVVHPVSAWSDREEDEAARRRIDGYVNRWFLDPLYKGYFPDDSRDLFEKKGYSVPQFDDREAELVSQPMDFLGINYYFRHIVSQGREEPVLEVDFHHPEDSEYTDMDWEIYPSGIAQVIKEVGDEYRPPEIYITENGIALPDRVDEKEKIGDGKRAEYLESHLSHLLSAREKGYPVKGYFYWSFMDNFEWAYGLSKRFGLVYTDYCSLRRIPKKSFFGYRDLIGSRWLS; from the coding sequence ATGACATTGACTATTCCCCGGGACTTCCTTCTGGGAGTGGCCACTGCTGCCTACCAGATCGAGGGAGCCTGGGATCAGGATGGCAAGGGTGAGAGTATCTGGGATCGGTTTACCCATACCCCGACCCGGATCGCCGACGGAACAACGGGAGATGTGGCCTGTGATCACTACCACCGGTGGGAATCTGATGTAGCGTTGATGAAAGAACTGGGGATTGATGCTTACCGTTTTTCGATTGCCTGGTCCCGTATTTTACCGGAGGGGAAAGGGTCGGTTAACCAAAAGGGAATTGACTTCTACAGTAAACTGATTGACCGACTTCTCGAAAATGACATCCGCCCGGTGGGCACCCTCTACCACTGGGACCTTCCCCAGGCCTTGCAGGAAAGGGGAGGGTGGGAAAGTCTGCAAACCGTCGAAGCTTTCGAGGAATACGCCCGGGTTCTTTTCAAGGCCTGTAGCGATCGGGTGGCGATGTGGATCACCCACAACGAACCCTGGGTCTCGTCCTTTATGGGTCACTATCTGGGTGTTCACGCACCGGGGATCAGAGACTTTGGAATTGCCTTAAGGGTTTCCCGGAACATGCTGCTTTCCCATGGAAGGGCCGTCCGGGCTTTTCGGGAAGGCTCGTTCAAAGGGAAGATCGGACTCACCCAGGTCGTTCATCCTGTGTCGGCCTGGTCGGACCGGGAAGAAGATGAGGCGGCCCGCCGGCGGATCGACGGATATGTAAATCGTTGGTTCCTGGATCCGCTTTATAAGGGTTACTTTCCTGACGATAGCCGAGATTTGTTCGAGAAAAAAGGGTATTCGGTCCCCCAATTCGATGACCGGGAGGCGGAACTGGTTTCTCAACCCATGGATTTTTTGGGGATTAATTACTACTTTCGCCATATCGTAAGTCAGGGCCGGGAAGAACCGGTATTGGAAGTTGACTTCCATCATCCGGAAGACAGTGAATACACGGATATGGACTGGGAAATTTATCCGTCTGGAATCGCCCAAGTGATCAAGGAGGTGGGGGACGAATACCGGCCGCCGGAAATATATATCACCGAGAATGGAATCGCCCTGCCGGACAGGGTCGATGAGAAAGAGAAAATCGGTGACGGTAAAAGGGCGGAATACCTGGAAAGCCATCTTTCTCACCTTCTTTCGGCAAGGGAAAAGGGATATCCGGTCAAGGGTTATTTTTATTGGTCGTTCATGGACAACTTCGAATGGGCCTATGGCCTTTCCAAGCGCTTCGGCCTGGTATATACCGATTATTGCTCACTCAGGCGGATACCCAAGAAGAGCTTTTTCGGATACCGGGACTTGATAGGTTCCCGCTGGTTGTCATAG
- a CDS encoding alpha-glucosidase/alpha-galactosidase encodes MAKIVFIGAGSLEFSRKLMLDILSFPALRDAQFELVDVDPKRLDYARRVAERIVQEANLPATVHATLDRREALAGADYVLIMILSGGIEVIRQDIEIPMKYGVDQCIGDTLGPGGVFRALRTIPVILDIARDMEELCPEATILNYTNPMPMICWALEEATAIKYVGLCHSVQGTARQLAEALEVPYREVSYWVAGINHQAWFLEFQWQGNDAYPLLRERINYPEFYGKETTRVEMFKHLGYFVTESSGHNSEYNPWFRKRKDLLAKYTPGGAWNGESGFVLKLYGADRADYEQKLERIASGQEPLDFTRSDEYGSYIINALEGEEITRINGNVKNQHLITNLPYGCCVEVPCLVDRQGIHPCYVGDLPPQLAALNRTNVNVEELAVQAVLRRDRDMAYYAVALDPLTSAVLSLEEIRQMVDEMFEAERDWLSIYG; translated from the coding sequence ATGGCTAAAATTGTGTTCATTGGGGCTGGAAGTTTGGAGTTTTCCCGAAAGCTTATGCTGGATATCCTTTCTTTCCCGGCCTTGCGTGATGCCCAGTTCGAGTTGGTCGACGTCGATCCGAAGCGTTTGGATTATGCCCGCAGGGTAGCGGAAAGAATTGTGCAGGAGGCAAACCTGCCGGCTACCGTCCATGCCACCCTGGATCGCCGAGAGGCTCTGGCGGGAGCGGATTATGTCTTGATCATGATTCTCAGTGGGGGGATCGAAGTGATACGTCAAGATATCGAAATCCCTATGAAATACGGGGTTGATCAGTGTATCGGGGATACATTGGGACCGGGAGGGGTATTCCGGGCGCTCAGGACCATCCCCGTGATTCTGGATATCGCCCGGGATATGGAAGAGTTGTGCCCAGAAGCTACTATTCTCAATTACACTAATCCCATGCCTATGATCTGTTGGGCCCTGGAGGAAGCCACCGCTATAAAGTACGTGGGATTGTGCCACAGTGTCCAGGGGACCGCCCGGCAATTGGCCGAGGCCCTGGAGGTTCCTTATAGGGAAGTTTCCTACTGGGTGGCAGGCATCAACCATCAGGCTTGGTTTTTGGAGTTTCAATGGCAGGGTAATGACGCTTATCCCCTGTTGCGGGAAAGAATAAACTATCCGGAGTTTTATGGAAAAGAGACTACCCGGGTTGAAATGTTTAAACACCTGGGTTATTTCGTAACTGAATCGAGCGGGCACAACTCCGAGTACAATCCCTGGTTTCGCAAGAGAAAGGACCTCCTCGCGAAATACACCCCAGGGGGAGCTTGGAACGGAGAAAGCGGGTTCGTGCTCAAGTTGTATGGCGCCGACCGGGCCGATTACGAACAGAAGCTGGAACGAATCGCCTCCGGGCAGGAACCGCTTGACTTCACGCGCAGCGATGAATACGGTTCTTATATCATCAATGCCCTGGAAGGAGAAGAAATTACCCGGATCAATGGAAACGTGAAAAATCAGCACTTGATCACCAATCTGCCCTATGGATGCTGTGTGGAAGTCCCTTGCCTGGTCGACCGGCAGGGAATCCACCCTTGTTACGTGGGAGATCTTCCTCCCCAGCTGGCCGCCCTCAACCGTACCAACGTGAATGTAGAAGAGTTAGCCGTTCAGGCCGTGCTACGCCGGGATCGGGATATGGCTTACTATGCGGTGGCTCTGGATCCGCTGACCTCTGCCGTACTCTCTTTGGAGGAAATCCGGCAGATGGTGGATGAGATGTTTGAAGCGGAACGGGATTGGCTGAGCATATATGGATAA
- a CDS encoding uroporphyrinogen decarboxylase family protein — protein MTIQERIMNVLDRENAEMVPLGAYSFLLPRGREERWFRNRGCGLFHFEKAYTTYLEGIKVCTWEVKEAGGVSLIRRYITPVGELSEVIRSDPGYHSQWIREHLIKEAKDYEVARFLVEHTYYEPNYGVFQEIRDNLGEDGVLIANMDRTPFQKVLIELAGPERLCLDLVDHPGVVEDLLEALAIKQDEMHRISIGSPAVIIHTWDNVTEEITSPRLFERYCLPQYQRLSTLIHQQKKLFMVHLDGKLAHLERLIDQSGIDIIESLSLPDVGGNISPDQLCDIWPDKAIMANVPAFLCFQSPAFIDRYIRELVSMIPRQRFMFCISEDLPPAFWRKAISAIMKSLKQQG, from the coding sequence TTGACCATTCAGGAACGGATCATGAACGTCTTGGATCGAGAGAATGCCGAAATGGTCCCGCTGGGGGCCTATTCCTTTTTGCTTCCCCGGGGGAGAGAAGAGCGCTGGTTCAGAAACCGGGGGTGTGGGCTATTTCACTTTGAGAAAGCATATACCACGTACCTTGAGGGGATCAAGGTGTGTACCTGGGAAGTAAAGGAAGCGGGAGGCGTGTCTCTTATCCGACGTTATATCACCCCGGTGGGGGAACTAAGCGAAGTCATCCGGAGCGACCCTGGTTATCATAGTCAGTGGATTCGGGAACACCTCATCAAAGAGGCAAAGGATTACGAGGTTGCCCGTTTTCTGGTAGAACATACCTATTATGAACCAAACTATGGTGTTTTCCAGGAAATCCGCGACAATCTGGGTGAAGACGGGGTATTGATCGCCAACATGGACCGTACGCCCTTTCAAAAGGTTTTGATCGAACTGGCAGGGCCTGAGCGGCTTTGTCTGGATCTGGTTGACCATCCGGGAGTCGTTGAGGATTTGTTGGAGGCTTTGGCGATCAAGCAAGACGAGATGCACCGGATTTCGATCGGGTCTCCGGCCGTAATCATCCATACCTGGGACAATGTGACCGAAGAGATAACCTCGCCACGTTTGTTTGAGCGATATTGTCTACCTCAGTACCAGCGCCTGAGCACCCTCATCCACCAACAGAAAAAACTCTTCATGGTCCATTTGGATGGAAAACTGGCCCACCTGGAAAGGCTGATCGACCAGTCCGGAATCGATATTATCGAGTCTCTTTCTTTACCCGATGTGGGGGGCAACATTTCACCTGATCAGTTGTGCGATATATGGCCAGACAAGGCGATAATGGCCAATGTTCCAGCTTTTTTGTGTTTTCAAAGCCCGGCCTTTATCGACCGCTATATCCGGGAATTGGTGTCCATGATTCCCCGGCAGCGGTTTATGTTCTGTATCAGCGAGGATCTCCCCCCAGCTTTTTGGAGGAAGGCCATTTCTGCTATCATGAAAAGCCTAAAACAGCAAGGTTAA
- a CDS encoding uroporphyrinogen decarboxylase family protein encodes MMNSRERIICTIQREKPDRIPSDIWATPEVLAELKKYLKADSEQAIWSQLGIDKIVNLTPTPLGLPVTWCYAGPPLPPDTDIWGVRYLAKSYAEGRGVYWEMSFHPLATLDTVEAVEKHYRFPRVEDFDFSGLGEKCREYTEYAIECGYISPFYIYNNIRGLEQSLMDLAFQPEYAHFVIARICDFLYRFHERLFEMVGKDIDIAQVTDDFGMQSGLLISPDMFREYFRPHYQKFIQLLKDCDILVFHHDDGAMAPLLPDLVDLGIDVLNPVQWRLPGMDPATLKKRFGDQLTFHGGIDNQQILSFGSRYDVEREVRFLLEALAPDGTGYIVAPCHNIQPITSMENIVALYQAVHHYGVL; translated from the coding sequence ATGATGAACTCCAGAGAAAGAATCATCTGCACAATTCAACGGGAAAAACCCGACCGGATCCCCAGCGATATCTGGGCTACCCCGGAAGTCCTTGCGGAACTCAAAAAATACCTGAAGGCGGATAGCGAACAAGCCATCTGGTCGCAGCTGGGTATCGATAAAATCGTTAATCTCACTCCCACTCCCCTGGGGTTACCGGTTACCTGGTGTTACGCCGGCCCGCCTCTTCCTCCCGATACTGATATTTGGGGAGTGCGATACCTCGCCAAAAGCTATGCCGAGGGGCGGGGGGTGTACTGGGAGATGAGTTTCCATCCACTGGCAACTCTGGATACGGTTGAAGCGGTCGAAAAGCACTACCGTTTCCCGCGAGTCGAAGATTTCGACTTTTCCGGACTTGGCGAAAAGTGCCGGGAATATACCGAATATGCCATCGAATGCGGATATATATCCCCATTTTACATATACAACAACATTCGGGGGCTGGAGCAGTCCTTGATGGATTTGGCCTTCCAGCCGGAATACGCCCACTTTGTCATCGCTCGGATATGTGATTTTTTGTACCGTTTTCACGAGAGACTTTTTGAAATGGTTGGAAAGGACATCGACATTGCTCAGGTGACCGATGATTTTGGTATGCAATCGGGACTTCTGATCAGTCCGGACATGTTTCGGGAGTATTTCCGACCTCACTACCAGAAATTTATCCAGCTCCTGAAAGACTGCGATATCCTGGTCTTTCACCACGATGATGGGGCGATGGCCCCTTTGCTTCCTGACTTGGTCGATTTAGGTATCGATGTTCTCAACCCGGTTCAATGGAGACTGCCGGGGATGGATCCGGCCACCCTCAAAAAGCGCTTTGGCGATCAACTTACTTTTCACGGCGGGATAGACAACCAGCAAATCCTCTCCTTCGGGAGCCGCTATGATGTGGAACGTGAGGTCCGGTTTCTCCTGGAAGCACTGGCACCGGATGGGACTGGCTATATCGTAGCCCCCTGTCACAACATTCAACCGATCACTTCTATGGAGAACATCGTCGCCCTTTATCAGGCGGTTCACCATTACGGAGTTCTGTAA
- a CDS encoding extracellular solute-binding protein, with translation MFRKLMVGFIVAAVVVIGVVAVAGAESRVVFYTPAWGIEAAERIIALFEEEYPDVTVELIRGPSDWAGHVGRMTLWIRTQYAGVDVLYNDDVFTLDGAYFGVWEDLTPHLSEEEINDLIGLQLEYRELHGGIFRIPWWNGMSYMYYRKDLFAEAGLQPPTTWDEFLATAQALTKDTDGDGEVDQWGYLTQGTPGEMYNNFVEFLYQAGGDEWVLAPGGVPDPRAVEALTFMTELYATTTPPGLVTIDYDMGRVMVSEGKVAMFRDWADMGRITAAEGLRDLVGVMNFPAGPAGPYAIAHCWGVVVNKHGENFQRTPEAVINFVRFMMRPEIHAIPAALEGPALYSVLGDEAFMAQLAEANAVIPYFEEFIEYRKVRKFPAGDSTPYHEGIGRIVTQAAITRELSVEEALIDLQEWIDPLIAE, from the coding sequence ATGTTCAGAAAGTTAATGGTGGGGTTCATCGTGGCGGCGGTTGTCGTAATTGGAGTGGTAGCGGTAGCCGGGGCTGAATCAAGGGTGGTTTTTTATACTCCGGCCTGGGGTATTGAGGCAGCGGAACGGATCATCGCTTTGTTCGAAGAGGAATACCCGGATGTGACGGTAGAACTCATCAGAGGTCCATCGGATTGGGCCGGACACGTCGGGCGAATGACCCTATGGATTCGAACCCAGTATGCGGGAGTGGACGTACTCTACAATGATGATGTATTCACTTTGGATGGGGCCTATTTCGGTGTCTGGGAAGACCTCACACCACATTTATCAGAAGAGGAAATCAACGATCTAATCGGGTTACAGTTGGAGTACAGGGAATTACACGGGGGGATTTTCCGGATTCCCTGGTGGAACGGGATGAGCTATATGTACTACCGGAAAGATCTGTTTGCGGAAGCCGGGCTCCAGCCGCCGACCACCTGGGATGAGTTCCTGGCGACCGCCCAGGCTCTTACGAAAGATACGGATGGCGATGGAGAGGTCGACCAGTGGGGCTACCTGACCCAGGGTACCCCGGGAGAGATGTACAATAATTTTGTCGAATTTCTCTATCAGGCCGGAGGAGATGAGTGGGTGTTGGCTCCCGGCGGAGTTCCCGATCCCCGGGCGGTCGAAGCCTTGACCTTTATGACCGAGCTCTACGCCACCACCACGCCTCCCGGTCTGGTCACCATTGATTATGATATGGGTCGGGTCATGGTGAGCGAGGGTAAAGTGGCCATGTTTCGCGATTGGGCGGACATGGGAAGAATTACCGCCGCGGAAGGACTGAGAGATCTGGTGGGAGTCATGAATTTTCCGGCCGGACCGGCGGGACCCTATGCCATCGCTCATTGCTGGGGTGTGGTTGTGAACAAACACGGGGAAAACTTCCAGAGGACCCCCGAGGCAGTGATTAATTTTGTCCGGTTTATGATGCGGCCGGAGATCCACGCGATCCCGGCAGCCCTGGAAGGGCCGGCTCTCTATTCGGTGCTGGGAGACGAGGCGTTCATGGCTCAATTGGCCGAAGCCAACGCTGTGATCCCTTACTTTGAAGAATTCATAGAGTACCGAAAGGTTCGTAAATTCCCGGCCGGAGATTCGACTCCCTATCATGAGGGAATCGGAAGAATCGTGACCCAGGCGGCGATCACTCGCGAGTTGAGTGTCGAAGAGGCTTTGATCGATCTCCAGGAATGGATCGATCCCCTCATTGCCGAATAA
- a CDS encoding carbohydrate ABC transporter permease, whose translation MKKKKKIRLHIVLQAVGLVFISILTIFPIYWTLNVSLLPEGEIMRTRPHYFPPPAVATIASYIDIFTQYDVLRNLANSIIIVVPASLITLMLSFSIAYVVAKYSFRWKKVFLYGIIWLMALPWIVYVLPIFQVANSLRLLDTHILLIMLYGFSGIPLFTWFALPYLYDFPNEMIDAGRLDGCSEVMLLLRIVIPPLKNALLALFILRFVWAYNDLLYALSFAYHHAKMIMPTLLEFPGFTAMPFAKMAAGGIIAVLPILLIVIFFQNYVVSGLTGRTFK comes from the coding sequence ATGAAAAAAAAGAAAAAAATTCGTCTCCACATAGTCCTCCAGGCGGTAGGCTTGGTATTCATCTCTATTTTAACCATTTTTCCGATTTATTGGACCTTGAACGTCTCCTTGTTACCGGAAGGAGAAATTATGAGAACTAGGCCTCACTACTTTCCCCCTCCGGCTGTGGCGACAATCGCTTCGTACATTGATATCTTTACCCAGTATGACGTTCTGAGAAATCTGGCTAATTCCATCATTATCGTTGTTCCGGCCTCTCTCATTACCCTGATGCTCAGTTTTTCCATAGCCTATGTGGTGGCCAAGTATAGCTTCCGATGGAAGAAAGTTTTTCTTTACGGAATTATCTGGCTTATGGCTCTCCCCTGGATTGTCTATGTTCTGCCGATTTTTCAGGTCGCCAACAGCTTACGCTTGCTCGATACTCATATCCTCTTGATCATGCTCTATGGCTTCAGCGGTATTCCTCTGTTTACCTGGTTCGCTCTTCCCTATTTATATGATTTTCCCAACGAGATGATCGACGCCGGACGCTTGGACGGTTGCAGCGAAGTGATGTTGCTTCTGCGCATCGTCATTCCCCCCCTGAAAAACGCCTTACTCGCTCTTTTTATCCTCCGGTTCGTCTGGGCCTACAATGATCTTTTATATGCCCTGTCCTTTGCCTATCACCATGCGAAAATGATCATGCCCACCTTGCTGGAGTTCCCCGGATTTACGGCCATGCCCTTTGCCAAAATGGCAGCCGGCGGAATTATCGCGGTACTGCCCATTTTGTTGATTGTCATCTTTTTTCAAAATTACGTGGTCAGCGGGTTGACCGGGAGAACCTTCAAATAG
- a CDS encoding sugar ABC transporter permease, which yields MGRKKALILLLVIPFSLFVISHLLPFFYGIYLSFFDWRGNYVGFRNYLAVFNDRAFWDSIRFTFIYSGTVTLGMTVVGLFIGVFINSLGFGQGFAKSVLLLPWAISLTAWGLLSQIALSQQFGVVNDLLLRFGFIESRIAWLGDPSMARLSVFIARIFRDVWFAGLLFLAACQLIPVELYEESRVSGAGVLQNFVYVTLPSLRTTIIFVGTILFIFSLQEFDLIFSLTGGGPGMATEVASLNIYRHGILYGDFEYGIAISTVWSLFISLFVVTIFAPLQRRMLEQ from the coding sequence ATGGGCCGAAAAAAAGCACTGATTCTCTTACTGGTCATACCCTTCTCGTTGTTTGTGATCAGCCACCTGCTGCCGTTTTTCTATGGGATCTATCTCTCTTTTTTCGATTGGCGAGGGAATTACGTGGGATTCAGAAATTACCTGGCCGTTTTCAACGACCGGGCGTTTTGGGATTCTATTCGCTTTACTTTTATTTACAGCGGGACCGTGACTTTGGGTATGACCGTTGTGGGATTGTTCATCGGGGTGTTCATCAATTCACTCGGTTTCGGTCAGGGGTTCGCTAAATCAGTACTGCTGCTTCCCTGGGCCATTTCCTTGACTGCCTGGGGCCTCCTGTCCCAAATCGCCTTGAGCCAGCAGTTTGGAGTGGTGAACGACCTTCTCCTGCGTTTTGGGTTTATCGAGAGCCGGATTGCCTGGTTGGGCGATCCGAGTATGGCCCGCCTGTCGGTCTTCATAGCCCGGATTTTCCGGGACGTCTGGTTCGCCGGACTGTTATTTCTAGCCGCCTGCCAGCTGATTCCGGTCGAACTGTACGAGGAAAGCCGGGTATCGGGAGCCGGAGTACTACAGAACTTTGTTTACGTGACCCTCCCCTCGCTTAGAACGACTATTATTTTTGTGGGGACCATACTCTTCATTTTTTCTCTTCAGGAGTTCGACCTCATTTTTTCTCTCACTGGCGGTGGTCCAGGCATGGCGACCGAAGTGGCCTCTTTGAACATTTACCGTCACGGCATCCTCTATGGAGACTTTGAATACGGGATTGCCATTTCCACCGTTTGGAGTCTGTTCATTTCCCTTTTTGTGGTTACCATTTTCGCTCCGTTACAGAGGAGGATGTTGGAACAATGA
- a CDS encoding LacI family DNA-binding transcriptional regulator: protein MEKRVVTIRDVAREAGVSVPTASRALAEYGYVKRETRKKVLETARILGYQYNLVAKSLRTNKTQTIGYFLPDITNPFYAGIARGIQDFAFARGYNVIICNNDNDILKTQQLFKMFIRNRVEGIIYSVPFNEALQEMVEIVRNNGIPIVNCYGSTRANASDVVTGNVSEGCYRATKYLLELGHRNIAFLKVRGSGINARRLEGCVKAFEEFRLELNPDLIIEAEDFTQQSGYLNSKIMFLQSRRPSALFAFNERLAMGVLKAAKEMGISIPRELSLIGVDDIMAELLEPSLTSLAIPTYEAGKTAASLLFNRIEKKKNDQPTRHMFVDELLRIRASTGQAALDLIQ, encoded by the coding sequence CCGACAGCCAGCCGGGCGCTGGCCGAGTACGGATACGTTAAAAGAGAAACCAGGAAAAAAGTTCTGGAAACGGCGAGAATTCTGGGTTATCAATATAATTTGGTCGCTAAAAGTTTGCGGACGAATAAGACTCAGACCATTGGATATTTCCTGCCGGATATCACCAATCCATTTTATGCGGGGATTGCCCGAGGTATTCAGGATTTTGCTTTTGCCCGGGGGTACAACGTCATCATCTGTAATAATGATAACGATATCTTAAAAACCCAGCAGTTATTCAAGATGTTCATACGCAACCGGGTGGAGGGGATTATCTATTCTGTTCCATTTAACGAAGCATTGCAGGAGATGGTGGAAATCGTCAGGAACAACGGGATACCCATCGTAAATTGTTATGGGTCGACCCGAGCAAACGCTTCAGATGTGGTGACCGGCAATGTTTCAGAAGGATGTTACCGGGCCACCAAGTATCTTCTGGAGTTGGGACATCGAAACATCGCCTTTTTAAAGGTACGGGGTAGCGGAATTAATGCCAGACGTCTGGAAGGATGCGTGAAAGCTTTTGAAGAATTCAGACTGGAGCTCAATCCCGACCTGATTATAGAAGCGGAGGACTTTACTCAACAAAGTGGATATCTCAATTCAAAGATTATGTTCCTTCAATCAAGAAGACCTTCGGCTCTTTTTGCCTTCAACGAACGACTGGCCATGGGGGTCCTCAAGGCGGCGAAAGAAATGGGCATATCCATTCCCCGGGAATTGTCCCTGATCGGAGTTGACGACATCATGGCTGAACTCCTGGAGCCCTCTTTGACCAGTCTGGCGATTCCCACTTATGAGGCCGGGAAAACGGCCGCTTCACTCCTGTTCAATCGGATTGAAAAAAAGAAAAACGACCAGCCGACCCGCCATATGTTCGTGGATGAGTTGCTGAGGATTCGAGCCTCCACAGGCCAGGCCGCGTTGGATTTAATTCAATAA